The following proteins are co-located in the Vigna unguiculata cultivar IT97K-499-35 chromosome 9, ASM411807v1, whole genome shotgun sequence genome:
- the LOC114164356 gene encoding inactive protein RESTRICTED TEV MOVEMENT 2-like, with protein sequence MSLDERTNAQAAAEPVHEDFIPPSDWDRQQNSDTLILMLPGFRKEQLRVQVSSNRVLRVSGERKISENKWRRFRKEEPLSDSHDTSGISAKFEAGMLYVKLPKVMKPPSSSPPPSSPPPPPPPSPTQQKPSKPHQPTSTITDDNHKPDATQQQHHDEKDSKEDTTEESKIEEQQPLPPPRPPQEHEDSQVMLQREMSKAETGDKSRSYEEMHETTQTTVKEQKEGDEDSEKKVAQSQIKTDDDEKDMREVIGSNKAEGTGLEGLSRIGVAKMNIRLEKISDMVLEVKKQNKVANLVVLVFLVLLIGLYVKSVVKSSFAGPRNQEL encoded by the exons ATGTCGTTAGATGAAAGGACAAATGCACAAGCAGCTGCTGAACCTGTTCATGAAGATTTTATACCACCCTCCGATTGGGATCGCCAGCAAAATAGTGACACGCTGATTCTTATGCTTCCAG GGTTTAGAAAAGAGCAATTGCGGGTTCAAGTGTCCTCTAACCGTGTCCTAAGGGTGAGTGGTGAAAGAAAGATCAGTGAGAACAAGTGGCGTAGATTTCGCAAGGAAGAACCCCTTTCTGATTCTCATGACACCAGTGGAATCAGTGCCAAGTTTGAAGCTGGAATGCTATACGTAAAGCTTCCCAAAGTCATGAAACCACCGTCgtcatcaccaccaccatcatcaccaccaccacccccacCACCGTCACCAACACAACAAAAACCTTCAAAGCCCCACCAACCAACAAGTACAATAACCGATGATAATCACAAACCAGATGCTACTCAACAACAACATCATGATGAAAAAGACTCAAAAGAAGACACAACTGAAGAATCCAAGATTGAGGAACAacaaccactaccaccaccacgaccacctcAAGAACATGAAGACTCTCAAGTGATGCTGCAAAGGGAGATGAGCAAAGCAGAAACCGGAGACAAAAGCAGAAGTTATGAAGAAATGCATGAAACGACACAAACGACAGTGAAGGAGCAAAAGGAAGGTGATGAAGATTCTGAAAAGAAGGTGGCACAATCACAAATAAAAACAGATGATGATGAGAAAGATATGAGGGAAGTTATAGGTTCTAATAAGGCTGAAGGAACTGGTCTTGAAGGGTTAAGTAGGATTGGTGTAGCGAAGATGAACATAAGGCTAGAGAAGATTTCTGACATGGTTTTGGAGGTTAAAAAGCAGAATAAAGTAGCCAACTTAGTTGTTCTTGTCTTTCTTGTGTTGCTTATTGGACTCTACGTAAAGAGTGTGGTCAAGTCATCTTTTGCAGGACCCAGAAACCAAGAACTTTAA
- the LOC114196325 gene encoding grpE protein homolog 2, mitochondrial-like yields MFFHRVLSRSSATLCRSFTLSVSRNSQPFSNHFHSLLHPSPNKLIPVQATLRNPLNSSLTSRFGVSSSASSEPASNDPVKACEEAKVTDQSEEAKAADETKESDVESECDQSRDDLVKLVAEKEQLLKLKHKEIAEMQDKVLRTYAEMENVMGRTRREAENSKKFAIQNFAKSLLDVADNLGRASSVVKESFSKIESPKESSEAAQLLKTLLEGVEMTEKQLAEVLKKHGVEKYDPTNEPFDPHRHNAIFQIPHATKAPGTVGVVLKAGYMLYDRVLRPAEVGVTQEVDDNKATE; encoded by the exons ATGTTCTTCCACAGGGTCTTGTCCCGTTCCTCTGCAACCCTTTGTCGAAGCTTCACCCTCTCTGTTTCACGGAATTCCCAACCTTTCTCCAATCACTTTCATTCTCTCCTTCACCCATCACCCAACAAG CTTATTCCAGTTCAAGCTACTTTGCGGAATCCACTGAATTCATCCTTGACTTCGAGATTCGGAGTTTCTTCTTCGGCCTCTTCTGAACCTGCCAGCAATGACCCTGTAAAGGCATGTGAGGAAGCAAAGGTGACTGATCAGTCTGAAGAAGCCAAAGCTGCTGATGAAACCAAAGAATCAG ATGTAGAGAGTGAATGTGATCAATCCAGGGATGATTTAGTAAAGCTTGTTGCTGAGAAGGAACAGCTTTTGAAGTTGAAACACAAGGAGATTGCGGAAATGCAGGACAAAGTTCTGCGAACTTATGCGGAGATGGAGAATGTCATGGGCAGAACAAGGCGTGAAGCAGAAAATTCGAAAAAATTTGCTATACAG AATTTTGCGAAGAGTCTACTAGATGTTGCTGACAATTTGGGAAGAGCTTCCTCTGTTGTAAAGGagagtttttcaaaaattgaatctCCTAAGGAGTCTTCGGAAGCAGCGCAACTCCTGAAAACACTTCTTGAAGGCGTTGAAATGACTGAGAAACAACTTGCAGAG GTACTGAAAAAACATGGTGTAGAAAAATATGATCCTACAAATGAGCCATTTGATCCACACAGGCACAATGCCATCTTCCAAATCCCTCATGCTACCAAGGCCCCTGGCACTGTTGGAGTTGTTCTAAAG GCTGGATATATGCTCTATGATCGTGTTCTTCGTCCGGCAGAAGTTGGTGTAACTCAAGAAGTAGATGATAACAAAGCAACTGAGTGA
- the LOC114162137 gene encoding uncharacterized protein LOC114162137, producing the protein MNKDKIFKLAKGFRGRAKNCIRIARERVEKALQYSYRDRRNKKRDMRSLWIQRINAGTRVHGVNYGNFMHGLMKENIQLNRKVLSELSMHEPYSFKSLVDISRNAFPGNKNVVIPPRKVAF; encoded by the exons ATGAACAAGGATAAGATCTTCAAGTTAGCAAAAGGGTTCAGGGGTAGAGCCAAGAATTGCATAAGGATTGCAAGGGAGAGAGTGGAGAAGGCCTTGCAATATTCTTATAGAGATCGTCGTAACAAAAAGAGGGACATGCGTTCTCTTTGGATCCAAAGGATCAATGCTGGTACCCGTGTACATGGG GTCAATTATGGGAACTTTATGCATGGGCTGATGAAGGAGAATATCCAACTTAACAGAAAAGTTCTGTCAGAGTTATCTATGCATGAACCCTATAGCTTCAAGTCTTTGGTTGATATATCGCGAAATGCATTTCCAGGAAACAAGAATGTTGTGATTCCTCCTAGAAAGGTCGCCTTTTAG